One window from the genome of Clarias gariepinus isolate MV-2021 ecotype Netherlands chromosome 15, CGAR_prim_01v2, whole genome shotgun sequence encodes:
- the zgpat gene encoding zinc finger CCCH-type with G patch domain-containing protein — MDEGSLEQAIESYRAQLEQVEAALTCGLSSSDQADLLKLKDDLVQLIELTESSLVSVKKSQLLALLEETTSHETTPPDAQERPSLDDEFATFYSELSEGPIEVTQDPGLEDEDEKENEEDVDISGTKVRAPFYTSWGTLEYHNAMVVCSEESDGEEAQVRVLFVHPTHKSMKPCNFFLEGKCRFMDSCRYSHGEVVRVSELRAFLEADITNMQEGSSCLAKHDDDIWYPAKITEIKEGFYTVKFDSLLLKEAVLEADGVIPPLREDDNSSSSSDSEDEQCDGGYAKVFSSGKDEETNTVNTAEFCGWEAHTRGIGSKLLLKMGYELGKGLGKTLSGRVEPVQAVVLPKGRSLDQCAEITHRKTQAAVAKNNPASSQRKKTKRKRTSTSTRTDVFDFLNSKLGDSSRSAPAPSCSVSGVEAYQGGKSTKRSLNVQLFQTTERMSQVEREIQHLTDSLKKRKGRDAAVISHIEEKLSASRRLLQQLKAQEQTIQRAQKKADTHKKMTEF, encoded by the exons ATGGATGAAGGCAGCCTGGAGCAGGCCATTGAGAGCTACAGAGCTCAACTTGAGCAGGTGGAGGCTGCACTCACCTGTGGACTCAGCTCTTCCGATCAGGCAGACCTGCTCAAGCTGAAAGACGATCTGGTCCAGCTCATCGAGCTTACAGAGTCTAGCCTGGTGTCTGTCAAAAAGAGCCAACTCTTGGCCTTGCTCGAGGAGACCACGTCACACGAGACCACACCACCCGACGCCCAGGAAAGACCCAGCTTGGACGATGAGTTTGCCACCTTCTATTCGGAGTTGTCCGAAGGTCCGATTGAGGTCACACAAGACCCAGGACTTGAGGATGAAGATGAAAAAGAGAATGAGGAAGATGTAGACATAAGTGGCACCAAAGTCCGGGCACCTTTCTACACCTCCTGGGGAACGCTTGAGTACCATAATGCTATGGTGGTGTGCTCTGAGGAATCAGATGGAGAAGAGGCACAAGTTAGAGTGCTTTTTGTGCATCCTACACACAAATCCATGAAACCCTGTAATTTCTTTCTGGAAGGCAAGTGCCGCTTCATGGACAGCTGCAG GTACTCTCATGGAGAGGTGGTGCGTGTCTCAGAGCTGAGGGCCTTTCTGGAAGCAGATATTACAAACATGCAGGAGGGTTCCTCCTGTTTAGCCAAGCATGATGATGACATCTGGTATCCTGCCAAAATTACAG AAATCAAGGAAGGCTTCTACACTGTGAAATTTGACTCGTTGCTGCTGAAGGAAGCCGTCCTCGAGGCTGACGGTGTCATTCCTCCTTTGCGGGAGGACGATaactcctcttcctcttctgaTTCAGAAGATGAACAGTGTGACGGCGGCTACGCCAAAG TTTTCAGTTCCGGTAAAGATGAGGAAACGAACACAGTGAACACTGCTGAGTTCTGCGGCTGGGAGGCTCACACACGTGGAATTGGGTCCAAGCTTTTGCTGAAGATGGGTTATGAGTTAGGAAAAG GTTTGGGGAAAACGTTATCGGGCCGCGTGGAGCCCGTGCAGGCCGTGGTGCTCCCGAAAGGCCGCTCGCTGGACCAATGTGCTGAGATCACACATCGCAAGACTCAGGCTGCAGTCGCCAAAAACAACCCAGCCTCGAGCCAACGGAAAAAAACTAAGAGAAAGCGGACGTCCACCTCGACCCGGACTGACGTGTTTGACTTTCTAAACTCTAAACTCGGAGATTCCTCTCGGTCTGCTCCAGCTCCTTCCTGCTCCGTCAGCGGCGTGGAAGCGTACCAGGGAGGGAAGAGCACCAAGCGCTCACTTAATGTTCAGCTGTTTCAGACCACTGAGAGGATGAGCCAGGTGGAGAGAGAAATCCAGCACCTCACAGACTctctaaaaaagagaaaaggaag GGATGCTGCAGTTATTAGTCATATAGAAGAGAAGCTCTCAGCATCTCGTAGACTACTGCAGCAGCTGAAGGCTCAGGAGCAGACTATTCAGAGAGCTCAGAAGAAAGCAGATACGCATAAGAAAATGACTGAATTTTGA